In Mangifera indica cultivar Alphonso chromosome 7, CATAS_Mindica_2.1, whole genome shotgun sequence, the genomic window CcggaaaattttcagaaaattttcCTTTCATCCCCACCTGACTTGGAAATCAGTCACAATAACTTTTATGGGGCACTGTCATTGAACTATGAAAAGTTTCCACGATTAGCATTTTTTAACATTAGTGGGAATAATATAACCGAAAGCATACCCTCTGAAATTGGAAATTCAACTCAGTTACAGGAACTTGATCTTTCTTCAAATCAATTAACAGGGGAGATTCCAGTGGAAGTTAGCAATTTGACTGCTCTTATCAAGTTAACAATCAACTTTCTGGTGGTATACCTGAAGAATTTGGTTTACTCACTGAACGTGGCTACCTTGATTTGTCTGCAAACAGATTGAGCAAGACAATCCCAAAAAATCTTGGCGACTTGTTGAAATTGTACTACTTGAATCTAGGTAACAATCAAATTAGCGAAGAAATTCCAGTTGAATTGGGGAAGTTAGGTCAATTGTTAGAGCTAGATTTGAGTCAAAACTTGCTCCAAAGAGAGATACTGTCTGAAATATGCAGTTTGAAAAGCTTGGAAAAGCTTAATCTTTCCCACAATAGATTTTCTGGTTTAATTCCAAGTTGTTTTGAAAAGATGAATGGTTTGTCAAGCATTGACATATCTTACAATGAGTTGCGAGATTCAATTCCAAACAGCAAAGCATTTAAAAATGGTCCCATTGAAGCATTGCAAGGGAATCAAGGTTTGTGTGATGATGCTATAGGATTACCATCTTGAGATCAAGCTGCCAAGTCAGACAAGCATGCATTAGGAAAAACTTGGGCTATTGTGTTGCTATTGTAGGAGGAATcattctttgaattttcttaattGGGATGTGCTTCATTAAGAAAAGATGGAAGAGGGACTTAGAAGAGCAGCAAAGCATAGTAAGCGCTCAAAGACTACTTTCAATACTAAATTTTGAAGGAAAACTTGTATACGAAGAAATCATAAGAGCTACAAATGATTGTAATTCTAGATTTTGTATTGGCAGTAGTGGATACGGAAATGTTTATAGAGTAGAACTACCATCAGAGGATATTTAGACTGTCAAAATATTTCACTCACTATATCTTGGAGAGATGGGAGAACAAAAGGAGTTCAAAAATGAAATTAGGGCATTGACAGAAATACGACATGAAAATATAGcgaaattttatgatttttgttcACATCCTCGAcactcatttttaatatatgaatgcTTGGAAAGAGGCAGCTTGGCCACCATACTAAGCAACTAAGCAGATGCAAAAGTTTTAGATTGGGCGAAGAGACTGAAAATTATAGAAGGTGTAGGTCATGCCTCATCTTACATGCACCATGATTGTTCCACACCAATCGTTCATTGGGACATATCGAGCAAAAATGTGTTGTTGGATTTCAAATATGAAGCCCATGTCTCAGACTTTGGAATTGCAAAATTTCTCAAGGAGGATTCTTCGAATTGGTCAAAACTAGCAAGGACTTATGGATATGTTGCACCGGGtgtgtaatttttttcattttaatcttCTATTATAAGCCACTTTACACAATATGGATGCTGCATAATTAAACTTATCTTCCATTTGCAGAGCTTGCTTACACTATGCATATTACTGAAAAATgtgatgtttatagttttggagtgTTGATATTAGAAATAATCAAAGGG contains:
- the LOC123221516 gene encoding probable leucine-rich repeat receptor-like protein kinase At1g35710; the protein is METSLQNHNLSSWTLYSVNATNISTDKSPCSWYGVHCNHAGSVNSINITGVSLKGTLQNFSFSQFPHLACLILSNNELFGTIPPHIGNLSKLKYLDLSSNQFSRKIPSEISLLTNLNFLYFSENQLSGSIPEEFGLLTERGYLDLSANRLSKTIPKNLGDLLKLYYLNLGNNQISEEIPVELGKLGQLLELDLSQNLLQREILSEICSLKSLEKLNLSHNRFSGLIPSCFEKMNGLSSIDISYNELRDSIPNSKAFKNGPIEALQGNQGLCDDAIGLPS
- the LOC123221517 gene encoding probable leucine-rich repeat receptor-like protein kinase At1g35710, producing MHHDCSTPIVHWDISSKNVLLDFKYEAHVSDFGIAKFLKEDSSNWSKLARTYGYVAPELAYTMHITEKCDVYSFGVLILEIIKGDHPRDFVASFPSSTLTDMLDPRLATPSRDVQDKLISIIEVAFSCLDANPKSRPTMQIVCQRLCN